The sequence below is a genomic window from Nicotiana tomentosiformis chromosome 6, ASM39032v3, whole genome shotgun sequence.
CAGCCATCAAGTCAAAAGCCTAGAAGGGCAACATCAAAACTAAACTCACACTTTCTGGACACCCTGGTGTATGCAACACCTAATACGGGGTTGGTGAATGTTGATActgacaaggtgggttgctctgatggtaagtaccctccacttccaacctagaggttgtgagttcgagtcaccccaagagcaaggtggggagttcttggagggaaggatgctgagggtcatttggaaacagcctctctatcctagggtaggggtaaggtctgcgtacacactaccctccccagaccccactaatgggattatactgggttgttgttgttgtgtatgAAAGTAAAGTCTCAATTTTTCTGTGTGAACTTTGCGGTGCTTAATgtcctatttttcttttttaacctCCTTCCAGAATTTATCCTACTTTTTCTTTTGATGGCATCTTTGACCAGTTTCTTATATGGAAGCTGTgtaaataaaagaaacatgcttAGAAATTACTGGAAAGATGCAGGATGAAAATACTTTTGCATTTCAAAATGGTTAGGAAGATGTTACTGTATAAGATTCTGTTCCGACTGTTAAGAAGCTCAATGACATTCAATAGGATAGTTGTTTATTTTAGTTGGCACTGCTCTGCCAATGAGCTGAGTATTTCAATTGCTAGAATGATATTTATTTATGACATCAGTGTCCTAATAGGAAGGGAGCCTTTTGGAAGACACATTTAATATTTCCAGTAATTTTAGATTTAATGCACTTAATGGCTGTCTAGCATTGTACAGATACAAAGACATCACTACAGTGTTGACCAAATTCATATCTTAGTATTTTTCATTGAGATTCTTGTTTCCATCTTTCTCTCTCTTGAAAATGTTGTTGCCATATCTTTCCCGTTATTAAGTGCGGAAGATTGATCAAGGAAGAAGCACGATGAGGCTCTAGTCTGTATTGAAAACTGAGTGTTGTTCGTAGAGAATCATATTATCTACAGATTCTCAAACTTTTTGGTAACCGGATGTGGATAGGAGATATTCCAACTTTTAATAAAATTATTCACCTTataagaaaagaagagaagaagcaTCAGAAACGCCGTTCACATTTGGTGTTTGCTGTTTCCTTTAGTAAAAAGTTATATGAATTTGTTGAGCTAACTGGCCTCGCTAGAGTTCTTTCTCTTTTAAAGTTCTGCTTCCATTTGAAAAATCAACAGTTTTTCATTTTATCTTTTTCATTCACTGTCCATGAAGGGACTGTAGAAGCAAAAGGATGAAAAAATAAAGACCGCGTGTTGGTCAAATTTTTGATTCATTGTTTCGTTCTTTTCCTCTGTTTTGAGAAATTTGTATCTTGATTGCCTCTGGTATGCTCTTCTCTTCTATTTTCCCCAGGGAAAACAAGAATCTGACAGGAACAGCTCGGTATGCCAGCGTCAACACACATCTCGGAGTTGGTAGGTGTATTTTTTTTAGATTGGCAAACTATTAGGGACGCAGCTAGCTTCAATATTACTTATAACTAATATATTGTTGTCCTTTTTCATTTTTCTGGCAGAGCAAAGCAGAAGAGATGATTTGGAATCTCTTGGTTATGTGCTTATGTATTTTCTTAGAGGAAGGTTGGACTTATATGTTTTCTTTAGCCATATTTCTGACCTTGTTCTATTTTTTGTTGTAAATTCTCGGGGTTTACTTGTTTTCTGAATTCGGATAATTTCTTCTTGGCTCAGCCTTCCATGGCAGGGACTGAAAGCTGGTACCAAGAAGCAGAAATATGATAAAATCAGTGAGAAAAAGATGTTAACACCAATAGAGGTACTTATTCCCTAAAATCAATACATCTTGGTGGTCTGTTACCTACTCACCATTTTTGAATTATCACTACATCCGTCATGTCAAAGCTGCGATCCTTCTTATTGAAGTGTGATCGAAACACGAAACTGTCCTGGGTTGGATCAATATGGGTCATGTCAAATGTATTTATTCTGGTGAATTGTACTGTTGTTTTTGTGGATAATATTCTGGCCTTAGTTTAGGCCATCTTGCCTCTGATGAGTAGCGCATGAGGTAATCCGGAGAAGACTCCATTTTTTCTCCATTACAGGTGCTGTGCAAATCATATCCATCTGAATTCATATCATACTTCCACTACTGCCGATCATTAAGATTTGAGGATAAACCTGACTATTCATATTTGAAGAGGCTTTTCAGAGACTTGTTTATTCGTGAAGGTAGTTTCtcttgttttttctttctttcttttatctAAAATGGCTGTTTTGGTCCAAAACTTATCCCAGTTGTTAACTACCCCAACTTTAGACTTTAATAGATATGATGCGGGCTTTGTATCTTTAATTTTCATAGCGAtccaaaaaaaaatctttctttcgTTGGTGCAGGTTATCAATTTGACTATGTATTTGATTGGACAATTTTGAAGTATCCTCAGATCGGTGCCAGTTCTAGAGGACGAGTTAGTTTTGAAAACTTTATTTTGGTTGTTATCATTGAAACTGTTGCTTAATATTTTTTATGAACAGTAGTGTATGCATTGTCTTGCTTCCAGATTCCTAGTGGAAATGCCGGACTAAATGCTGGGCCATCTGCTGAAAGACCAGGAAGGACGTCAGGTATTATCTTTTAACTGAAGTGGAAATTTTTACTAGCTGGTTTTAGGAATTACTCAGCTAGCTTGATTATTGCATTCAGTTATTTCTTCAAGCAAGACAAATATCAAGATCATATCTTTCTATCTatgacaacaacaacatatccagtATCATCCCACATAGGGGAGAGTAGTGTGtccgcagaccttacccctaccttgtggagatagagaggctgtttccaacaGACCCTCGAAAAAATATCTCATATCTTTCTATCTATGAGACATCAAAAAAATGACAACAACTACTACTACTGCTATGCCTtaatcccaaacaagttggggtcaTCTATATTAATCCTCATTGACCATGTTTCTCCCTAAGCTCAACTCATGTCATCATCATaccaaaaaaaaaactgaaaaataagttaaatatgtagaaataatagtagtagtagtagtagtagtagtagtaataataataataataataatataaaagttCTCTATCAAAAAATAAAAGAGCACAAAAGAAGAAAATCTTTCTATATGTGAGTTTTTGTTGATTTTGAGTATCAGATTATTTGGAAAACGCATGCCCTTCCCTGAATTATGAGGATTCAGCTCTTGAACTTTTGCTAGCATCTGCTGCCTCTGCTTGTTTGTAAACTTGCAGCTTTTGGCAATTTATCATTCACTGACTCTTGTGATGTGTTAATTCTATAATCCAGTGGGGCAAGATATCCGAGACAGGTTTTCTGGCGCTGTTGAAGCATTTTCCAGAAGGAATACTTCTGCGGCTGGTAGGCATGGGGAACACTCCAGACATCGGACTTCAGAGGATGTACCTTCATCTAAAGACGTGGTATTGATCCCTCCTTTTTGCAACCCccacccccccaaaaaaaaaaaaggagagaagaaacaaaaagaaaaatccattttctttcaatcGGATAGGAGAGTTTTGTGATGTTCTGTAGATGCTTATTCCTTGTGGTTAATGCAATGACTTTGATAATTCTGAATCCTTGATATATTTCTGTATTTTATGTGATAGAAAATTTGCAGCATTGAGCTGACTAGGTAAAAAGCTGATGCATGCTAAGCTAGCAATCTTCTACTTTTATTTGTAGCAAGCTGATTCAGAAAGAGGCCGTACCTCGAGAAATGGCAGCTCTTCAAGAAGGGCTGCCATTTCAAGCAGCAGACCGGCCTCTACTGGTGAACCCACAGATAGTCGCTCAAGCAGATTAGTGTCAAGCACTGGCCGTCTATCTACCACACAACGAATTCAGCAGGGAATCGAACCAAAATCATCATTCGCCCGAACTTCAGTCACAAAGGGTACCCATGATAACCCTCTTCGGAGCTTTGAGTTTCTTTCTATCAGAAAGTAAGGGGATGCACTTATAAAGAGAAAATTTCCTGATTGTTTGAACATGCAATCCTATTTAAGGATGTCTCAAGTGCTGTAAATTGAAAATGTTCTACCTTCTATGTGACAATTAAAGCTGATCCAACTTCTCATATTCCTTGTTTTTGTTGTTAATAGAGTTCCTGGCGACCATAGCTCATTTAGACTCATCCAATGAAATGTCGAGTCAAGTGCAAGAGTTTTATATATATGAATGGGACGGGTAGCTTGATAAATATTGTTGTACGAATTGATGTAACTTTTACCTTATTCCTTATTGGAATGTCTAGTGGAGGAATTCTTTTCTGGGGTTTGAATGCATCTTTTTAGGTCAGCCTTGGAATATTTGATGGTCGGATTCCGCAAGTGGTTGTGATGATTAATATTTAGCAATGGGAAAGATTTTGCAATTGCCCTGGATTATGATATATATGTGTGCATTTTCACATTTGTTCTTGAACCTTGGTTTGGAAATCAGGAATAACATGCATATCCATTGATGACTGTCATAGTCTCCCTCCTTAATTTATTTCAGAGACATGCGAACGGAAGGCCAAATTCTTTGCTCCTTCTCTTGTGTTTTCCCTCGGCTAAATAAAGGAAAAGAATAGCGACTATCTTTCGTTTCTCGTTGAGTTTCCTCCTCATCCATTTCCCTTCTTGCTTCCTTTACATTGTGGTAGGAAATGAGTCGATGTAGAGTTTGCATGATGTCTTGATCTCTGTTTGGTTAAAGCTTCAGAATTCAACCATCCACTCCAAAAATCAAATTTACTTTCATTTCAAGACCAATATATCTCTAGTTTCAGTCCGAAGTTAATAATTTGTGGAAATATTCCAAACAGTACTATTGGAAGTACAAATAAACAGCAAAGATCCAAAATATTTTGCACATTACCCTATAAGGACTGAGTTGAAAAAAATGTAGAATTCTCAAGGACTCAACTTGTCCAACTGGATTAGCTAATGCATTGACAGAATAGGCAATGTTAATCATTTCTCATGATGCATGAGAAAATCTTTTATATAACATACCTAGTATAGtgtggggtctgggagggtaaTATGTACTCATACCGGTAATATGTCATACCGATAATATGTACTCATACCTTACCCTACCTTACAGAGTTACACACTGTTTTCAATCTTTTACATGGTACTTATATAGGCAAGTTTGTCAGCGGGAATCCTTCAGTGGCAGATGGAATCATACATTTCGATGGCATTCTAAAGTTGCTATTGAAAAAAACCCTCCGAGCAAAATGTTAGTGTATGAAAAAATTGAGCAACATCTCATTACCTAAAATGATTTATCAAGCCGAGTAGagtaggggtgttcgtcggtcggtacggtacgatatttagacatttcggttcggtattttcggaattcgatttcttaaaatgctataccaataccgtacctaattaaattcggtatgattcgatttttctcctttcgatttattcggtttgaatactaagtGCATAAAGTCATAGactataatattcttaattaaagtactcaaaagtacaaaactaaaaacgttTATTTACAAAAAATTTATCCAAAACCAACAAATATaacctagagagagaaaaaaCTACACATAAAGAAATCTTTAAATTTGACCATTAGAAATGTCTTTCTTATTTGCATAGAATTAATAGATAACTTAgagaataaaaaaaagtaaaattttagttttttaaatttatgttataattaataatgtgttttatgtaatataatatatatttcgataCAGTATCGATATttcggtatttcattttaaaataccaaataccatatttttaaaaaacatacaccaaataccataccaaataccaaaatagcGAATACCAAATACAAAAAATTTCGGTTTAAGTacgataattcggtatttaccaaattatgcacagccctACAGCAGAGTGAGATCACGTATATGAAACGAAAACAATTTGAGCAACAAAATGAAGTGTCTGCGAAGAGAATGTTcaccatcataattcaaattaaaACTATTGGGAAATTGATTTCTAGGAGTCTTCAATGACACCAAAGATGAAACCAAATGACTTGCCAGTAATGAACCAAAATCTAAAAGCAAAACACAACGACTTCCAAAACTCCTATCATACAAATCTCACTAATCAAAGAGTTCTTAAGCAGCGTCCTTCTTAAGCTTAGCAAGCTCCTGTCTTACAACTCCAGCCTTCTGCAATGTCAAAACAAATATATCAGCTTTGATATCAAATACAAATGAGACCTCACAAATATCATGCAAACAAAAAGGGGAGCCAGCTAAATTCTAACTAGCCACATGATCGACAGTTCTTTCAGGTATCGACATTTAACACGGTCAAGTACAGTTGAGAAAGGAATATTGGTCCATAATACAAATTTTAGGGCAAGATATTGTCATTTTGCTTTTTCAATTTAATGATGGCACCTTTTTCTGACCTTTTCAGGCAAACAATATCACTTTAGGGAttggtagattgaattgagtcAAGCAAAATGAAGCTAAGTGAAAGACATAATCGGACCTTTATCTTTGCCAGCATGAGCTTGAACCTGTCAAAATCATTAAGCGAGGACCTCCTCTTCTGAACTATCAACTTTCTTCCCCAGGAACTGCTCTCCCATTTGCTCTTCACGTCTGGGAGAATAAAGATCAAATGAGTGGTCAATCTTCGTAGAACTAGCTGCTAACATCAATTGCTAATCTACATCTTCTAAAACGAAAAGAAA
It includes:
- the LOC104105509 gene encoding casein kinase 1-like protein 10 isoform X2 codes for the protein MDHVVGGKFKLGRKIGSGSFGELYLGVNIQNGEEVAIKLESVKTRHPQLHYESKIYMLLQGGTGIPNLKWFGVEGEYNIMVIDLLGPSLEDLFNYCNRKFTLKTVLMLADQLINRVEYMHSRGFLHRDIKPDNFLMGLGRKANQVYAIDFGLAKKYRDLQTHKHIPYRENKNLTGTARYASVNTHLGVEQSRRDDLESLGYVLMYFLRGSLPWQGLKAGTKKQKYDKISEKKMLTPIEVLCKSYPSEFISYFHYCRSLRFEDKPDYSYLKRLFRDLFIREGYQFDYVFDWTILKYPQIGASSRGRIPSGNAGLNAGPSAERPGRTSVGQDIRDRFSGAVEAFSRRNTSAAGRHGEHSRHRTSEDVPSSKDVKICSIELTR
- the LOC104105509 gene encoding casein kinase 1-like protein 11 isoform X1 is translated as MDHVVGGKFKLGRKIGSGSFGELYLGVNIQNGEEVAIKLESVKTRHPQLHYESKIYMLLQGGTGIPNLKWFGVEGEYNIMVIDLLGPSLEDLFNYCNRKFTLKTVLMLADQLINRVEYMHSRGFLHRDIKPDNFLMGLGRKANQVYAIDFGLAKKYRDLQTHKHIPYRENKNLTGTARYASVNTHLGVEQSRRDDLESLGYVLMYFLRGSLPWQGLKAGTKKQKYDKISEKKMLTPIEVLCKSYPSEFISYFHYCRSLRFEDKPDYSYLKRLFRDLFIREGYQFDYVFDWTILKYPQIGASSRGRIPSGNAGLNAGPSAERPGRTSVGQDIRDRFSGAVEAFSRRNTSAAGRHGEHSRHRTSEDVPSSKDVQADSERGRTSRNGSSSRRAAISSSRPASTGEPTDSRSSRLVSSTGRLSTTQRIQQGIEPKSSFARTSVTKGTHDNPLRSFEFLSIRK